The following proteins are encoded in a genomic region of Pyrus communis chromosome 11, drPyrComm1.1, whole genome shotgun sequence:
- the LOC137708460 gene encoding cinnamoyl-CoA reductase-like SNL6 yields MGIVGLEERENIELQEFCRMLMASAGLHRRKDGRQQPNNKRFDLRGDDEEDMLVCVTSGVSFLGLALVDRLLRRGYSVRLVVDNQEDVEKLREMRTGGSTDDRISAVMAKLTDDDDVESLSHAFDGCRGVFHTSAFVDPAGLSGYTKSMAEIEVKASENVMKACAVTPSVRKCVLTSSLLACVWQDSTRNDLSPVINHDSWSTESLCIDKKLWYALGKLRAEKAAWKIAEEKGVKLATICPALITGPEISTRNPTATLAYLKGAQQMYQSGVLATVDITRLAEAHVGVFEAMNKAAFGRYICFDRVVDGEEEAEKLAEATSMLKNKFVGNGGSNIVQNRFELSNRKLTNLLSGRVHCCYSS; encoded by the exons ATGGGGATTGTGGGTTTGGAAGAGAGGGAGAACATCGAATTGCAGGAGTTCTGCCGTATGCTGATGGCTTCCGCCGGCCTCCACCGCAGAAAAGACGGCCGGCAGCAGCCCAACAACAAGCGTTTCGACTTGAGGGGTGACGATGAAGAAGACATGTTGGTGTGTGTCACTAGCGGCGTTTCTTTCTTAGGACTTGCCCTCGTCGATCGTCTCCTCCGCCGTGGCTACTCCGTCCGCCTCGTCGTTGACAACCAAG AGGATGTAGAAAAATTGAGGGAGATGAGGACAGGCGGCAGCACCGATGACCGCATTTCTGCAGTTATGGCGAAGCTAACCGACGACGACGATGTTGAAAGCTTGTCCCATGCATTCGATGGCTGTCGTGGCGTTTTCCACACCTCTGCATTTGTCGACCCCGCTGGCCTCTCTGGCTACACT AAATCCATGGCTGAGATAGAAGTGAAGGCGAGTGAGAACGTGATGAAGGCATGTGCAGTGACACCATCTGTGAGAAAATGTGTCCTCACTTCTTCACTTCTAGCCTGCGTATGGCAAGACAGCACCCGCAACGACCTCTCCCCTGTAATTAACCATGATTCCTGGAGCACTGAGTCACTCTGCATTGACAAAAAG CTTTGGTATGCCTTGGGGAAGCTGAGGGCAGAGAAAGCTGCATGGAAAATAGCTGAGGAAAAAGGGGTGAAGTTGGCCACCATCTGCCCAGCTCTTATCACTGGCCCTGAAATTTCCACTAGAAATCCAACAGCAACACTTGCATATCTCAAAG GAGCACAACAAATGTACCAAAGTGGTGTGCTAGCCACAGTCGATATAACAAGACTGGCAGAGGCACATGTAGGCGTGTTTGAGGCAATGAACAAGGCAGCGTTTGGGAGATACATTTGCTTCGATCGAGTCGTTGACGGAGAAGAAGAGGCCGAGAAGTTAGCAGAGGCGACGAGCATGTTGAAGAACAAGTTCGTGGGCAATGGGGGCTCTAATATTGTCCAGAATCGATTCGAATTGTCGAACAGAAAGCTTACAAATCTTTTGTCCGGAAGAGTACATTGCTGCTatagttcataa